Proteins encoded in a region of the Candidatus Krumholzibacteriia bacterium genome:
- a CDS encoding CoA-binding protein, with translation RAKYGNRAVRAYRAAGWEVYPVHLTAAAIEGIPAFRSVLDLPERLERATIYLPPEKTLQVLPDLAAKGVREVFLNPGSENAAVMARGQELGLVLVLACSIVDIGRSPQNPD, from the coding sequence CCGCGCCAAATATGGCAACCGCGCCGTCCGGGCCTATCGCGCCGCCGGCTGGGAGGTGTACCCGGTGCACCTCACCGCTGCCGCCATCGAGGGGATCCCGGCCTTCCGCAGCGTCCTCGACCTGCCGGAGCGGTTGGAGCGCGCCACGATCTACCTGCCCCCGGAGAAGACCTTGCAGGTGCTGCCGGATCTGGCGGCGAAGGGGGTGCGGGAGGTGTTCCTCAACCCCGGTTCCGAGAATGCGGCGGTCATGGCGCGAGGCCAGGAGTTGGGCCTCGTGCTGGTCCTGGCGTGCAGCATCGTCGACATCGGTCGCAGTCCGCAGAATCCAGACTGA